One window of Desulfobacca acetoxidans DSM 11109 genomic DNA carries:
- the sat gene encoding sulfate adenylyltransferase, which yields MALVNPHGKEKKLKPLLLTGKALEEDKARAKTLTAVTMNSRETADLIMLGIGGFTPLDGFMNEAEWKGSCSDQMTLPDGVFWPIPITLSTTKGKADSIKIGEEVLLVDKETEEMMGTMKVTEKYTIDKKWECRQVFKTDEMEHPGVQMVMNQEEVNLAGPVKVWSEGPFPRDYKDVYMRPEETRRIFEQKGWSTVAALQLRNPMHRSHEYLAKIAIEVCDGVLIHQLLGKLKPGDIPAEVRVEAINTLAEYYFVKDTVIQAGYPLDMRYAGPREALLHAVFRQNFGCSHLIVGRDHAGVGEYYGPFDAQKIFDTIPPNALELKPLKIDWTFYCHKCDGMASMRTCPHGKEDRLLLSGTMLRKMLSEGLDVPDHFSRPEVLKVLRKYYETLTEKVEIKVHKFATGEETKK from the coding sequence ATGGCGTTGGTAAACCCTCACGGTAAAGAAAAGAAACTCAAACCCCTGCTGTTGACCGGCAAGGCTCTGGAAGAAGATAAAGCCCGCGCTAAGACTTTGACTGCCGTTACCATGAACTCTCGGGAAACGGCCGATCTTATCATGCTTGGCATCGGCGGCTTCACCCCCCTGGACGGCTTCATGAATGAGGCCGAATGGAAGGGTTCCTGCTCGGATCAGATGACCCTGCCGGACGGCGTCTTCTGGCCCATCCCCATCACCCTGTCCACTACCAAGGGCAAGGCCGACAGCATCAAGATCGGTGAAGAGGTTCTCTTGGTTGACAAAGAGACCGAGGAAATGATGGGGACCATGAAGGTCACCGAAAAATACACCATCGACAAGAAGTGGGAGTGCAGACAGGTTTTTAAGACCGATGAGATGGAGCATCCCGGCGTTCAGATGGTCATGAACCAGGAGGAAGTCAACCTGGCCGGGCCGGTGAAGGTTTGGAGTGAAGGCCCCTTCCCGCGGGACTACAAAGACGTCTACATGCGGCCGGAAGAAACCCGGCGGATTTTTGAGCAGAAAGGCTGGAGCACGGTAGCTGCACTGCAGCTCCGCAACCCGATGCACCGTTCCCATGAATACTTGGCCAAGATCGCCATCGAAGTCTGCGACGGCGTTCTGATTCACCAGCTTTTAGGTAAACTCAAACCCGGCGACATCCCGGCGGAGGTTCGGGTTGAAGCCATCAATACCCTGGCCGAGTATTATTTTGTCAAAGACACTGTTATCCAGGCCGGTTATCCCTTGGATATGCGTTATGCCGGTCCCCGGGAGGCCCTGTTGCACGCCGTCTTCCGGCAGAACTTTGGCTGCTCCCACCTCATCGTCGGCCGCGACCACGCCGGTGTGGGCGAATACTATGGTCCTTTCGATGCCCAGAAAATCTTTGACACTATTCCCCCGAATGCCCTGGAGCTCAAACCTCTGAAGATTGACTGGACCTTCTACTGCCACAAGTGCGACGGCATGGCCTCGATGCGCACCTGTCCGCATGGCAAGGAAGACCGGCTGTTGCTTTCTGGCACGATGTTGCGCAAGATGCTTTCCGAGGGGTTGGACGTGCCGGATCATTTCAGCCGCCCCGAGGTTTTGAAGGTCTTGCGGAAGTACTATGAAACCCTGACCGAAAAGGTCGAAATTAAGGTCCACAAGTTCGCCACTGGCGAAGAGACGAAAAAGTAG
- the aprB gene encoding adenylyl-sulfate reductase subunit beta: MPSFVIAEKCDGCKALDKTACQYICPNDLMVLNAEIKKAYNQEPDQCWECYNCVKICPQQAIEVRHYADIMPLGSSTIPLRGTDSIMWTIKFRDGKTVKRFKFPIRTTAEGSIDCFKGKTLPSDVADLKKPGFFSGPARTE, translated from the coding sequence ATGCCCAGTTTTGTAATTGCTGAAAAATGTGACGGTTGTAAAGCGTTAGACAAGACCGCTTGTCAGTACATCTGCCCCAACGACCTGATGGTCTTGAATGCCGAGATCAAGAAGGCTTACAACCAGGAGCCGGACCAGTGCTGGGAATGCTATAACTGCGTTAAAATCTGCCCCCAGCAGGCCATTGAAGTCCGCCATTACGCTGATATCATGCCTTTGGGCTCCAGCACCATTCCGTTGCGCGGCACCGACTCCATTATGTGGACCATTAAGTTCCGGGATGGCAAGACCGTGAAGCGGTTCAAGTTCCCCATCCGGACCACGGCTGAAGGTTCCATTGATTGTTTTAAGGGCAAGACCCTGCCCAGCGATGTGGCCGATCTGAAGAAACCCGGTTTCTTTAGTGGCCCGGCCCGCACCGAGTAA